One stretch of Oceanipulchritudo coccoides DNA includes these proteins:
- a CDS encoding GIY-YIG nuclease family protein — protein sequence MLKAHEDTIPRIHYDLEEIESLRSYRDRLIVQWRNPRGWHQWKDLDIYEILPVTVSTLFPGYQEVSLSYEQLRSIFADPRAHRDWKAALKANAGIYRIVDMSTGETYIGSAYGSDGLWGRWGTYAKTGHGGNKLLKERKPGNFRWSIVRTLSTTMAPRDVIQIESMEKIKHGSRAIGLNEN from the coding sequence ATGCTTAAAGCCCATGAAGATACAATACCGAGGATACATTACGATCTAGAAGAGATTGAATCCCTTAGATCCTACCGGGACCGACTTATCGTTCAGTGGAGAAATCCACGCGGGTGGCATCAATGGAAGGACCTGGACATCTACGAAATACTGCCTGTCACGGTATCCACACTTTTCCCCGGCTATCAGGAAGTCTCTCTGAGCTACGAACAGTTACGGTCCATCTTCGCGGATCCCCGGGCACACCGCGATTGGAAGGCGGCCCTGAAAGCGAATGCCGGGATTTACCGGATCGTGGACATGTCGACCGGGGAAACCTACATTGGCTCCGCCTACGGCAGCGACGGCCTATGGGGACGATGGGGAACCTATGCCAAGACCGGGCACGGTGGAAACAAGCTTCTGAAAGAGCGAAAACCCGGAAATTTCCGCTGGTCAATCGTCCGCACCCTTTCCACCACTATGGCCCCAAGGGATGTGATCCAGATAGAGAGTATGGAAAAGATAAAGCACGGGAGTCGAGCGATAGGCCTGAATGAAAATTGA
- a CDS encoding restriction endonuclease translates to MQNKPTQCPTWDEFLRPLLELAEQEPIIRRTAAQKIADRYAFPDEIRNSRLNSGHLRIQNRAGWAMSSLVKAKFISKHPTEKFTYEITQAGKDYLRQHQGPITPADLKNLDGYVEAWEEASAKRKKKGRTGSETVVELETTTPDDRIDTAYNELNDSLAGELLENMQAMNPYHFEQLVVDLLFAMGYGGSREEAAQVTQKSNDGGIDGIISEDRLGLDVIYIQAKRYQAESTIGRKEIQSFVGALAGKQADKGVFITTSGFKTTAIEYADNVQQKVILINGQRLADLMIEHNIGVSTIRTVELKRLDSDYFED, encoded by the coding sequence GACGAACAGCTGCTCAAAAGATCGCCGATCGATATGCTTTCCCGGATGAAATCCGTAACTCTCGTCTTAATAGCGGTCATCTCCGTATCCAGAATCGGGCTGGCTGGGCGATGAGTTCTTTGGTGAAAGCAAAATTCATTTCCAAACATCCCACGGAAAAATTCACCTACGAGATAACTCAGGCCGGCAAGGATTACCTGAGACAGCATCAAGGGCCAATAACTCCTGCAGACTTGAAGAATCTTGATGGATATGTGGAAGCATGGGAGGAAGCTTCAGCAAAGCGCAAAAAGAAAGGACGAACGGGTTCAGAAACAGTAGTTGAACTGGAAACAACCACACCAGATGATCGCATCGACACAGCCTACAACGAGCTCAATGATTCCCTGGCCGGAGAGCTATTGGAAAATATGCAGGCAATGAACCCGTACCATTTCGAGCAGCTCGTCGTCGACCTCCTCTTCGCCATGGGCTACGGCGGTTCCCGCGAGGAAGCCGCCCAAGTGACCCAGAAATCCAACGACGGAGGGATCGACGGCATCATCAGCGAAGACCGACTCGGCCTGGATGTGATTTACATCCAAGCCAAACGCTACCAAGCAGAATCAACAATAGGACGGAAGGAAATCCAAAGTTTTGTGGGGGCGCTTGCGGGAAAACAAGCGGACAAAGGTGTATTCATAACAACAAGTGGCTTCAAAACAACTGCGATTGAATATGCCGATAATGTTCAACAAAAAGTCATCCTCATCAACGGTCAACGTCTGGCCGACCTCATGATAGAACATAACATCGGCGTATCAACCATCCGTACTGTTGAGCTCAAGCGCCTCGATTCCGATTATTTTGAGGATTGA